TCGACTACATCCTCGGCGACAATCCCAAGGGCATCTCATACATGGTCGGGTACGGCAACTACTTCCCGCAGCGAATCCACCACCGCGGCTCCTCCCTGCCGTCGGTCCGCGAACATCCGCAGCCGATCGCTTGCAAGGAAGGCTCCACGTACTTCAACTCGGCGGATCCGAACCCTAATGTGCTAGTTGGTGCCCTAGTCGGCGGCCCTGGGGAGGACGATGTGTACGAGGACGATCGAGCCGATTTCCGCAAATCGGAGCCCACTACTTACATTAATGCGCCATTTGTCGGTGTTTTGGCTTATTTTGCTGCGAATCCAGGGGCTTGATTGGTTGATTGATGTTCCGGCGAGGGCGACGGCGGAGGAAAAAGGAAGGCAGGCGAGTTTtgggggttttttttttcccggTTTTTTAGATAAAGCACAAAAGGATGATGGTCTCTCATCTTGGCGGTTTAGCAAAAGAGGGTAGAGGCTTGTTTTGGTAATTTCACTCGAATTACCACTggaattttataatattgaaagttctattaaaactatatttattattaaaaaaaaagaaaaagaaaaaaaagcttgttgtgactttttattttgttttacttttaatctaaaataaaataaataatggggattgatgaattaaaaaatatgtattatataatatttaatattattaattatttaaagaatcaATACCACTCCTTATTCATTTTGTAGTCCAGTTGGTTAGGATGTTCGGCTCTCACTCAAGAGACTTGGGTTCAAGTAATATAAGATATCACGTAGTCAAAGCCCACGGCTAGATATTGCTCGTTTTGGTCTATTATATATCGCCGTCAAttttacgattttaaaacacatatatTATAGATACGATTTATCCCTATTTAATGTCAAGTACCGTCCCACTCTTTATATCAGCTCAAGTTAACCGTTAGCAGATACTATGCAtagtttagggtttttatttatttatttatttatttcatctttttataaattactTATCTTGTGAAACATTGGGAATCTACTTTCCCTGACACTGTAAACAAAAGTATAATTGaagatataattaaataaaactttggaaattggaaaattctaaataaaaaaatgccctttttattttaatttaaaatgctatatatatatatatatattaaaattaaggttTGGATcgtattttaacaaattacgAGAATTTTAACGGTTAGAGTATACGCGTTATCGTAATTGAATTATGTtcattttgatgattttaaaCAATGTattcaatgaaaatgataagttttatgtttttctaaCTATTTTTTACGGAGATTTCGAGTTATTGTGTATAATTTTGTCACTTCTTAATTAtcacaaagaataaaaagataattaccgttctaaaataatatactAATAGACTAGAGATTCGAACATAAAAACTTCTTAAATTCAtagattttataatatttatgtatGTCAATTTGAACACAGCTCAATGATTAAGATATCACTACTACTACACTTTAATGtatatattcttttacttttaaaaattatttaattttctcgtCTTTATGAACGATTAGGAACTTGATTACTATACTATTTTTCACGAACATCGTGTCGGAATTGGTTAATCTTTAAACGAAGTTTAACTCGAGAAATGACGccgaataataataataattttttttttgttccaattCTGTTGTCTAAAAATCACACAGAATTCCTAAGCACAAATATTgcatcaaacaaataaaataaaaaaaatgtaaatttggaaattcatcatcattaaaaataaaaaataattaaaaaaaagatctcTTTAAAAGATGACGTGGCAAGCTATCCACCGTTGTTTAAATTGATCACAAATCTCATCAAATCCTCTAATTAAACCATAGCCATTGAATCTCCTCTCTCAAATAAGAGAGAATCAGAGcctcatattttaaaaaataatgccactaaattaatagattttgtattttatttgtaattttaaaatatttttaataattaattacataatattacgaataaaaaaaaaaagaacatgtgGAACAGTGGGCAGTGCCAAGTCAGCAAAGTTATCATCCACGTGGCAGAGCAATATTTGAAGATGCACAATGGCCTCAAGCTGGCAATCTTGAATCAAACACAATGCAAGTATAAATACAGAGAGAAGCCTTCCCGTTTGCGTCCACGCGGCAGCAACCAGATCAGAGACCGTTGGTGAAGGAGCAACAAAGATAAGAtttttctgcttcttcttcttcttcatcaatggCGTCTGCTTCTCTCAAATCCTCCCCTGTTCTTGACAAGCTCGAGTGGGTCAAAGGCCAGTCTCTCCGGCAGCCATCCGTCTCCGCCGTCCGCTGCCACCCCACCACCGCCCCCTCCACCCTCACCATCCGTGCCTCCTCTTATAGCGATGAATTGGTCAAAACAGCTGTAAGTAtaatttgttggatgatgaaagtcgggctaatttagggaattatcggtttatataaagaatactctctACATTGCTGTGAGACCTtttggaaagcccaaagcaaaacgatgagagcttatgctcaaaatggacaatatcatactattgtggggagtcgtgccaatagattggtaaattttcaaatatcgaacaaataacttcaaaataaaaggagGCTAGTTAAAgccctaacatggtatcagagtcctgccctaaacttagtcgtgccaatagatcggtaaattcttaaatatctaacaaagaactccaaaagagaagaagacaagcctcctcgaaggcagtcaaaaatgacaaagactccaaaggagccgagcctcgattaaggggagacgcaCTTTGTGACTCCAAATAAGTCGAGTCTTGATTAAGAgtaggcgcactttgttcgaggggaggtgttggatgatgaaagtcccatcggctaatttaacaaagaatactctctccattggtgtgaggctttttggagaagcccgctcaaagtaaacaatatcataccattgtgagaGTAGTGTTCGGTCTGACATAATTCATTCTAGAGCTGGTGGGTTGTTGCAGAAAACGGTGGCGTCCCCGGGCCGGGGGATATTGGCGATGGATGAGTCCAATGCTACCTGTGGAAAGCGTTTGGATTCAATTGGGTTAGAAAACACAGAGGCGAACCGTCAGGCTTACAGAACTCTGCTGGTCACTGCACCAGAGCTCGGCAAGTACATCTCCGGTGCTATACTTTTTGAAGAGACGCTCTACCAATCCACCGTCGACGGCGAGAAGATTGTCGACGTTTTGGTGAAGCAGGGCATTGTTCCGGGAATTAAAGTTGATAAGGTAAGGGCATTGGTGGTAGTTTTGCTCTTTTTCACAGCGTTTTTGTTTGCTAAAATGGTGTAAAAACAGGGGTTGGTGCCACTTCCTGGTTCCAACAATGAATCATGGTGTCAAGGACTCGATGGCCTTGCTGCTCGCGCTGCTGCTTACTACCAACAGGGCGCGCGTTTTGCCAAATGGTATCCGATTGTCTTCTTGTTCTTTGCAATTTGGTCATTTGGTAATGCTAACAATGGCGATTTGCAGGCGCACGGTTGTGAGTATCCCCAATGGTCCATCGGCCCTGGCTGTCAAGGAAGCCGCTTGGGGCCTTGCTCGCTACGCTGCAGTTTCCCAGGTCTCAACAAATCAAATCCCTTTTATCTTTTAACGAAATCGTGAAATTCCTAAGAACGAAACACCGTTTGTAAAGGTGTAGTAGATACCTATTCCTACAACGGGTTTTGGAAATTTTGTAGGGAAGCTTGAAAAAGAGAGcctaaagagaataatatttacTCGGGTGTGCTTGAGTCGTTGCAAATGGTactagagtcagacaccaagtgatgtgttagtgaggaagctgagccccaaaagggatggacatgaggcgatgtgctagcaagaacgttggccccaaaggggatggatttggTTGGGTCCtgtatcgattggagaaaggaacaagtgctagTAGGACATTGGCCCTGAATGGGGgcagattgtgagatcccatatcggttgtggaggagaacgTTACCctctttataagggtctggaaacctcaaggacgttgggtcaCCCCATATCGGTTGTGTAGGATAACGAAACACTGAAAGCCTCAAGGATGTTAGGTCATCCCTATATTGGTTGTgtaggagaacaaaacaccatttgtaagagtGAAAACCTCAAGGATGCTGGACCACCCTCATAACGGTCgtggaggagaatgaaacaccctttataaggtaGAGAAACGTCAAGAacgttggccccaaaggggtggatttagtgggggtcccacatccaTCGATTGTGGAGGACAACGAAACACctctttataaagggtgtagAGATCTCCCCCTAACatactcgttttaaaaaccttaatgACCATATCAGCTAGCTAATAtcggcttgggccgttacagaaACACTTAAATCCCAAGGTGCTTATATATCGATTTTGGATTTGGGTTTTGCAAATTTGCAGGACAATGGATTGGTGCCGATTGTGGAGCCAGAGATCCTGCTGGATGGAGAGCACGGAATCGACAGAACCTTCGAGGTAGCACAGAAAGTTTGGGCAGAGGTGTTCTTCTACCTTGCAGAGAACAATGTCCTGTTCGAAGGAATTCTTCTGAAACCAAGCATGGTAACTCCAGGAGCAGAGAGCAAAGACAAAGCCAGCCCTGAAAAGGTCGCAGAGTACACTCTGTCTCTTCTCAAAAGAAGAATCCCTCCAGCAGTTCCTGGAATCATGGCAAGTCATTAAAACAgagcttcaaattttaaggttGATTACCTTAACGAGCTGACTCTGAGTTGTGTTTTTGTCGCTGTGGGACAGTTTTTATCAGGTGGGCAATCGGAGGTAGAGGCCACATTGAACTTGAATGCGATGAACCAAGCGCCAAACCCATGGCATGTGTCGTTCTCGTACGCCAGAGCTCTGCAGAACACGTGCTTGAAGACATGGGGTGGGCGGCCGGAGAATGTGAAGGCCGCACAGGATGCTTTGATTCTAAGAGCCAAGGCAAACTCGCTTGCGCAGCTTGGGAAGTACACTGGTGAGGGTGAGTCCGCTGAGGCTAAGGAGGGAATGTTCGTCAAGGGCTACACATACTAAGGCTTTATGATGGTGATGGTGATGGTTCATGGCGATTTGAAACGAACTGGGAAGTGTTTTTGTGAAATCTTAGCAGCGTAATGAAGTTTTTGTGGATGGTTTTAGATTAATCCTATGTAAGATGCTTGAATGAACCTTGtaattcaagaacaaacaaaGTTGCATCCATTGTTTGAATAACAAAGATAATCCTTTAATCACAAGGTTCGGTTgtagaagggaacgaaacattgttgtttataaaggtgtggtgtaacgacccaaatccaccgctagccgatattgtcctctttggactttttctttcgcgcttcccctcaaagctttaaaacgtgtctgttaggggaaggtttccacatctttataaatggtggtttgttcttccccccaaccaatgtgggacatcacatgtggaaacctcttgctagtaaatgcgttttaaaattgtgaggttaacgacgatatgtaatagACTAAAATTGTTACTAgtgcttgagctgttacaaatggtatcagagttaggtTTTgtgcgatgtgccaacgagaacactAGATCCTCGAGGGAGTGgatttgtgagatcttacattggttgaagagtgGAACGAGTACGACACTAGACCCTtgagggagtggattgtgagatcttacattggtTAGAGAATGGAACGAGTACACTGGGCCACTAAGGGgaatgaattgtgagatctcgaATCGGTTGGAGGGGATCAAAGCATTAGGGTATGGAAACTCTCCTAACATAAACAAACATTGGAAAAACCACGGACAAAAGGACCCGGTTTTAGaaatcttgaaagaaaaaaaaacccaaaagaacaatatctgcggtgggcttgagccattACCGTATATGACCCCAATAAACTAAACAAACACTGGAAAAACCACGTACCGGGTACGGTTTCATATACATCTCTCAACAGAATGTCACGAGGTTCAACTAGTTCAATACGAACATGTCTCGTAGCAAGTTTGTTACGCAGTGAGAGATGTAACcgtattcaaattaaataaattttattataaataaactaaaataacaattgaaattaaattttaaaattttcaaaaatatatttacccaaattttattataagatagGGAGAATTGTAGGAGAGTTAGGAACCCTTCAGCAATGACGGCGTATAAACGTCCCGTTTTCTCTAACTCCTTTCTTCCGTTCCTTAATCCTCGTAAAACGGTGCGTTTGGGAATCAAAATCGTTAAACGGCGTTATCTCCGTCCCAATGGAAGTCCACAACATTTACAAAGCCATCTACAGAgggagaaagaggaagaagagagaaatgagCTTTTCGTCGACGGCGGGATATTTGGCTCGGCGAGCCGCCCAGAAGGAGAGGGTTCGGATCCTTTACCGGCGAGCCCTCAAAGACACTCTCAATTGGGCTGTCCATCGCCATCTCTTTTATCGAGATGTATACGGTTTTgtccatttccatttctctgTTCTGACATTTCTTCGATCCTAAACTGATTCggtcttttttgttcttctaatCGTCCATCGTTTCAGGCGTCGGACCTCCGGGAGAGATTCGATGCAAACAAGCACGTGGTTCGTTCTATGTCTgttcctttaattttgttttgatccttttttttttttttttttttttttttttttttttttttttttttttttttttttNCCTCTTATGAGTTAATTGACCTAGGGATGTGGATATGAACcgatgaaataattttttgtgcGGCTAGATTGATGTTTGAGTAGACTCTACCCTTACTGCGTGGATTTTTCTTACAAGCATTTTTCGTTCAAATTGTCTTGCGTTACTTGATGAAACATTGAAATGTGGTTTATAGTGATAGTTTGGATGAATGCTTGTGGTGCTTTGGTCCTTTTATTCTCTGGGATTGTTGATTGATCCTTCAATTTCGTCTGCTTACTACATCCGGAAAAGCGTGGATTTCACAAAGAAATGTTATGATATCTGGGAATCAAATATCACCATTTTCCTCATTCAAATCATGTCATGTGGAAGTTGTGTAGGACGTCCCATATTTAAGGATTATATTGCCTCCAATGTTTCAgataagcaaacattctcccATAGGAATTATTTTCCTGTTAAATTTAACAACTCAGTTggttttcttatatatatccAAAGCTCTCTCCTGATCCACAgagttaaaagtaaaaaaaataaagtttgaagATTGATGTTGGAAGGAAGTGAGAAACTACGGAGAATTAACTTGAAATTATACTTGAAACTTCAGAGCTTTGAGGGGTCTTATTAAACTCAGCATCGGactaaaatattcaattatgTCCTGGGAAATTGGGTCAAAACTAAAATCTGAGATCAGAATTTCAAGCCGTGGAAGGTCTACGAATATAGACTGACATGATTTTAGTTAGCACGCATTGTTTTCTATGTTATTGATCAATTGCTTATGGATCCTTTTTTGGGTGGATTTGCAGGAAGATCTTGACAGAATAGATAGGATGATAGCTGATGGAGAAGCTTCTTATAATAAGTGGCGACATCCTGATCCCTATATCGGTAAGTACACTCATGAATGAATTGATCATGTGGCAGTTCATAAAAGTAAGGATGCAAAATCAAATGCTGTTACTACGTAACATGTTAATGACGAAATTGTCCTCTTAAGTTCTTGGTCTTCTACTTTAATCTGACCTGTAGATAACAGGCATGCTTTCCGTTGATTTGAAATGCCACTAAAGTGTTGATTTTCCTTCCtctttgaataataaaaattgtattgCAGAAACAGTATGAACAAAATATTGcgagtttaattaaaaaaacctaTGGTTTTTATCCATTTTAAGAGTCAGTTTAGTAGGTTGGAATTATAGTAACTAGGcacaaaatttggattttccttCAGGGATGTTTCTCGATTGTAAACACAAAATGGAGAACACCCGTTGGATGGGATGGGGGGGTAGAGATCCACGCCTAAAACGAAGCAAACTACAATATCAAAGCCTTCCAATCATTTGTAATCATGAGTAGgctataattacaaaagagtTTCTTCTGGTTTGAACACCACCAAGTAGTATGCTACTATGCTGTACATTTCTCCAAAAAGAATCCACCAAAGATGGCCAATTTTCAAAGGTTCCATGAATTCTCTCTTTCCACATCATCCACAAAATAGCCCTCACCGCACAATTCCATAAAATTTTTGCCTTCCTCTGACAGGACTTCCCTCCTAGGCTCTCCATCAGCCACCCATCAATCTTCCAAGGGAAACATTCAGCCAAATTTAAAAcctgaaagaaggaaaatcgTGTTGAATGGGAAAATGGGCAGTAGGGCAGGATGTGATCCAAAGACACTCCCTCCTTCAAGCACAAAAAGCAAATAGATGGAGACTCCCTCTGCAGCTTATCTGAAGTATTAAGGCTTCTATGCATGACCAACCAAATAAAGACATGAACTTTTTGcgcccttttttttttcttccagtTGTAGTCCACCATGGGAGTTTTAAATTTAGCATTCAACTTAATCAGGATAGTTGGTAATGAAATAGGGAGTGTGATGGTCTTTTATGAGTTTGGAACAAGAAATTCTCATACTTCCGATAAGCTGCAGAGAGTGATTGTCTTCGTTAAGCTGCAGGCATGCTTATGTCAAAACAATCTTCCCCCAGTTCCCAGATGGTTGCCAGCGCCCACCTAAAACTTTAAAAGTATAATTCATTGTTTGTTATTTCAATTCTGCTTAGATCAAGGCTATGCATGCCGTTATTaatcctaattttttatttttcttttactctgtAGTTCCTTGGGCTCCGGGTGGTTCTAAGTTTACGCGAAACCCAACTCCACCTCCGGGGGTAAGTTTTCTTTAGAAGATTGTTCtcatatatctttttttcataagaatttcattccttctctttacattttttttagacattttttttttttttaattcttgcatatatcttattttttttattgcattaTCTGTTCTATAGGTTGTACAATTGTGTCCCTAAGAACGGTATAGCATTAACCACCTCATTCTCAGTGCTTTTTAATAGAGGTCATGATATTCAGAGTACACAATAACTATAATGATTTGTGATTGGCTTATTGGTCAAATGAAACGTCTACTAAAACCACAGTTTTGAAATATGTTTGTT
The Cucurbita pepo subsp. pepo cultivar mu-cu-16 chromosome LG16, ASM280686v2, whole genome shotgun sequence genome window above contains:
- the LOC111776953 gene encoding fructose-bisphosphate aldolase 1, chloroplastic isoform X1, giving the protein MASASLKSSPVLDKLEWVKGQSLRQPSVSAVRCHPTTAPSTLTIRASSYSDELVKTAKTVASPGRGILAMDESNATCGKRLDSIGLENTEANRQAYRTLLVTAPELGKYISGAILFEETLYQSTVDGEKIVDVLVKQGIVPGIKVDKGLVPLPGSNNESWCQGLDGLAARAAAYYQQGARFAKWRTVVSIPNGPSALAVKEAAWGLARYAAVSQDNGLVPIVEPEILLDGEHGIDRTFEVAQKVWAEVFFYLAENNVLFEGILLKPSMVTPGAESKDKASPEKVAEYTLSLLKRRIPPAVPGIMFLSGGQSEVEATLNLNAMNQAPNPWHVSFSYARALQNTCLKTWGGRPENVKAAQDALILRAKANSLAQLGKYTGEGESAEAKEGMFVKGYTY
- the LOC111776706 gene encoding NADH dehydrogenase [ubiquinone] 1 beta subcomplex subunit 9-like, whose translation is MSFSSTAGYLARRAAQKERVRILYRRALKDTLNWAVHRHLFYRDASDLRERFDANKHVEDLDRIDRMIADGEASYNKWRHPDPYIVPWAPGGSKFTRNPTPPPGIEIIYNYGREDH
- the LOC111776953 gene encoding fructose-bisphosphate aldolase 2, chloroplastic isoform X2, encoding MASASLKSSPVLDKLEWVKGQSLRQPSVSAVRCHPTTAPSTLTIRASSYSDELVKTAKTVASPGRGILAMDESNATCGKRLDSIGLENTEANRQAYRTLLVTAPELGKYISGAILFEETLYQSTVDGEKIVDVLVKQGIVPGIKVDKGLVPLPGSNNESWCQGLDGLAARAAAYYQQGARFAKWRTVVSIPNGPSALAVKEAAWGLARYAAVSQDNGLVPIVEPEILLDGEHGIDRTFEVAQKVWAEVFFYLAENNVLFEGILLKPSMVTPGAESKDKASPEKVAEYTLSLLKRRIPPAVPGIMAIFIRWAIGGRGHIELECDEPSAKPMACVVLVRQSSAEHVLEDMGWAAGECEGRTGCFDSKSQGKLACAAWEVHW